The Strix aluco isolate bStrAlu1 chromosome 18, bStrAlu1.hap1, whole genome shotgun sequence genome includes the window GGAGCCGAAACTGTGCCAAGGCAGCGACCGGGAGGCAAGAAAGGCGAGCTGCAAAACCCGTCTGCCGGCCCCTTGTTTTTCTCAGGGTGAAGAAGCTAATCCCGGGTTTAATTACACTTAAATTCAGCGGGAGATAATCTAATCAGCCTCATTAAAGGGAGGTCCCTGACTGGTACAGAGATTTGGGCCGTAGCCTGGCTGGGGTGAGCGGGGCCGCGTGCCCAGGGTGCCCTggctccccccaacccccccagttcTGCACCCTGCCACCCTCCTGCTCGCTCTGCCTGCCCAGGGGGGGCTGTGACCCGCTGGGGTGTCACCAGAGCAAGGGGACATGCAGTAATTGGTGATCGTCTCCATCCCAAAGGAGGCCACTGGTGGTGGCAGAGGAGGGGACTGGTCTCTCTGGTCCCTGCAGGGCAAGGGTGGATGGTGGGACCCTGCCCAGGGGGTGCCGGGTGGGTGACAGCCCCACTCACACCCTCGTGCGAGGGGACCGGCTTGGGGACACCCGGTGCTTGGTGGCCGGCCTGGGGATAGTCCCCTGCCAGGGAGGAAAGCAGAGACCGGCCGCTTGTCCCGGCTGGACGTGGTGGTAGGGACAGGGCATGGGGTGTCCCTTCTGCCCTGGGACAGTCTCAGTCCTGGCTGGGACtttttttcttggggggggggacaAGGAGGGCACAAACCTCCAGCCTTAGGGCTTTTGGGGTGGGAGCGGGGATCCCTCTGCCAACAGTTCCTCTTCTCTCCAGTTTCGGGAGAACCTACAAGAcgtgctgccctccctgccctcccaggaCGACTATTTCCTCCTGAAATGGCTCCGAGGTAACCCcgaggtggggggcagggggctggaaGACCCCAGGGGAGGCTGTGGAGCTGGGGGGTGGGGATGCTGGTGGTGGGGCTGAGCTCTCTGCTCTCTTGCAGCGCGCTCCTTCGACCTGCCCAAGTCAGAGGCGATGCTCCGCAAGGTGAGAGGGCACCCCCGCTTTTTGGGGGGACCCCACCACACTGCCATCAAGCTCCCAGTTGTCACCTGGCATGGGACAGCGTGCCATGGGCCACCAGCCCACCCCCTCTCTCCCAACAAGGGTGACCTGCCCATGGAGTGCACCTCATCCCATGGGATGGGGAGGTCCCCAAATCCCCTCACCCTGGCTTGCTCTGACCCCCCTCACAGCATGTCGAGGTCCGCAAGCGCATGGACGCCGACAACATCATCGCCTGGGAGGCCCCTGAGgtgggtgtccccagccctggggtgcgTGTCCCTGGAGGTGACTGTCCCCcctcaccggggggggggggggggtgggtgggggggggtgcgTGGTCCCCCTGACCCCCCATGCTCCTGCAGGTGATCAAGAAGTACATGTCAGGGGGGATGTGTGGCTACGACCGGGAGGGCAGCCCCATCTGGTACGAGATCATCGGGCCGCTGGACGCCAAGGGACTGCTCTTCTCCGCCTCCAAGCAGGACCTGCTCAAGAACAAGTTCCGTGACTGCGAGGTGCTGCGGCACCAGTGCGAGCAGCAGAGCCAGAAGGTGGGTGCCTgcctgcccgtccctgcctgcccatccctgcctgccccccccgcccagctccccactgtccccaccaATGCGTGTCCCCACCAGCCAGCGCCATCAGTGCGTGTCTGGTCCATCCCCACAACCCAACGTCCTCCCCAGCCCTCTAGGTCCACACTTGGTCCATCCCCACCAGTCCgtgtccctgccagccccacaaGTCCACGTCCTGTCCATCCCCACCAGCCCACGTCCCCGCTGTGCCCCTGTCCCAGGACCCACACCAGCCCGCGAtgccccttctccccaccccagcacTTGGGAGGAGGCTCTGGCCAGGGGGGGACCAGCCCGTCAGGGATTACCCAGTCCCCGGGGCCGGTGGGGAGCCCCCCCCTCCCGCGGGTCCCCACAGCAGCCGGGCGCTGCCTGagccccaacccccctgccccccgtCCTCCTGTCCCAGCTGGGCAAGAAGATCGAGATGGTGCTGATGGTCTACGACTGCGAGGGCCTGGGCTTGAAGCACCTCTGGAAGCCAGCTGTGGAGACATACGGGGAGGTGAGGGGCTCCCTGCCtgaccccccccttccccggttGGGGACCGCAGCCTTCCTGGGCTGCGGCGGTGACACGGGTGACGCAGGGATCCGGGCTGACTCATGGCCCCGAGGGATGATGCAAGAGCAGTTCCCTGCTGGTGCCCTGCACGCCCCCCCCCGGCATTTCGGGGTGGGGGTCCCGGCCTGTGCCCCGCTGTGCTCCCCCCTGTGCCCAGGTGGGGACATGGGACGGGAGGATGACCTGAAGCTCTCCCTGTGTTGTAGCTCCTGTCCATGTTTGAGGAGAATTACCCCGAGTCTCTCAAGCGCCTGTTTATTGTGAAGGGTGAGTTCAGCCCTGGGGTCCCACTCCCCCTGGCTGGGTGCTGACCCCCACCCTAACGTCTCCCCCGTCCACCCCTCAGCCCCCAAGATCTTCCCCGTGGCCTACAACCTCGTCAAGCACTTCCTAAGTGAGGACACCCGCAAGAAGGTCGTGGTCTTGGGATGTGAGTCCTGACCCCCTCCCCGGGGTGTCCCCAGCTGTGGGGGGGGGGCGCcagtggaagccaaaaaggggctGCTGTGTCCCCCTCCACTTGGGGTGAAACTGCAACttttgggggggtccccagctgggctggggctcCCCACAAGGGTCACAGCCCCCCCCAAACTCTGCGGTCCTCCCCCCCCGCCAGCCAACTGGAAGGAGGTCCTGCAGAGGTACATTGACCCTGAACAGATCCCGGTGGAGTACGGGGGCACCCTGACAGACCCCGACGGGGACCCCAAATGCTCGAGCAAGGTAGGAGAAGCCCCCACTGGGTCCCTTAAGGGTGCACGGGTGGTCCCTCCCATACCCGCTTCCATCTCCATCCCCTTCCAGATCAACTACGGGGGGGACGTGCCCCAGCACTACTACGTGCGGGACCAGCTGGCGCAGCAGTACGAGCACACGGTGGTGGTCAACCGCGGGTCGTCCCACCAGGTCGAGTACGAGATCCTCTTCCCCGGCTGCGTCCTCAGGTGAGGAGGGGGCTCTGTGCCAAGGAAAGCGGGGACAACACAATGGTGGGTGTCCCCAGCTTGGCCGTGGGACCCTGACGGCTCTTCCGGCACAGGTGGCAGTTCAGGTCGGAGGGAGCTGACGTGGGTTTCGGGGTGTACCTGAAGACCAAGATCGGGGAGCGGCAGCGGGCGGGCGAGATGACCGAGGTCTACCCCAACCAACGCTACAACTCCCACATGGTGCCTGAGGACGGCTCCCTCACCTGCTCCACACCCGGCATCTGTGAGCGCGTCCCCCttccccggggtgctgggggggaccCCCTGAGCGCTCCCCATGTCCCTGACACCCCacccttccccttctttcccccAGACGTCCTGCGCTTCGACAACACCTACAGCTACCTCCACGCCAAGAAGGTGAGCTACAGCGTGGAGGTGCTGCTGCCCGACACCGCCTCGGCCCAGCAGATCCAGCAGCTGGGGGACAGGCTCAGCGAGGTGGCCCTCAACCACAGCCCCTAGCCAAggccccggggcccccccccACACCACAGGGCCCCCCCCAGGCCCCACGGCTGTGGCCCCCagggtgcccccccccacccctccccgcgCAGGAGGATGGAGAGTGGGCGCTGAGTCCCGGAGCTTCACGggccgaggcggcggggggggggggctgagcgcGGGGCccccccttctctgtgccttacGGGGGGCCCGCGCCCACCCGCTGCTGCGTGGGGGGGGGAGTAAAGGGATGGACTGAGCCGGGTCTCCGCTGGTttttgtgtgtcccccccccgctgccccacaGCGccccccggccgctccccgcacACCACGTGACCGCCGCCATTtcgcgcgcggggcggggcgtggTGACGCACGTTCGGAGGCGGGGCATGGTGACGTGACGCGGGCTCGGGGGCGTGGCCTCGTGACGGCGGGGCGGgctcgggcggcggcggcggcgggagcgcgcgcGCCATGGGGGCGGCGGAGCCCGACCTCTACCGGGACACGTGGGTCCGCTACCTGGGTGAGCACCGGCACCGGGCACCGTAACACTGCGCTGGGGACCGGGGACCGGGCAGTGCGCTGGGTGCTGGCACCCAGCACCGACACCGGGTACCGGTACCGGCGAGCAACGCTGCACCCTAGGCACTGGAACTGGCTACCGGGACCTCACGCCAGGCACCGGGACCGCACACTGACACCGGTACCGGGTGCCAGCACCACACACCGGGCACCGACACTGGGCACCGGCCGCGCGCACCAAACACTGCCAGCGGGTACTGGCACCAGTCACCGTCACTGGCCCCGGGACCGGTCACTGGTCCCGGCGGTGGGGACCGGTCACAGACACCAGCAGCAGTGCGGGTCCAAGGTGACCCAgctgctccaaccccccccccccctccctgcaccgCGCAGGATCTGTCCCTGCTCCCAGTGGCACGGGGACACCCCAGGGGTGACACGGCCGGTCCCCAGCCCCgctgacccccccccgccccccaggtTACGCCAACGAAGTGGGCGAGTCCTTCCGCCCGCTGGTGCCGGTGCCCGTGGTGTGGGCCAGCTACGGCGTGGCCACCGCCTACGTGACCGCCGATGCCTTCGACAAGGGCCGCAGAGCTGCCACCGTGAGTGTcaccctctcccccccccccctccccagctgcttccccacacacacactgaccCCCCCCTGTTCCCCCCAGGCCCACGCACAGGACCCTGCCCAGGCCACGCGGGTGGGGGTGGCCGTGGTGGACACCTTCATCTGGCAGAGCCTGGCCTCAGTGGCCATCCCCGGCATCACCATCAACCGCCTCTGCGCCGCCTCGCTGGCCCTGCTGGGTGCCCTCACCCGCTGGCCCCTGCCCCTCCGCCGGTGGGCCACCACCGCCCTGGGGCTGGCCGCCATCCCCCTCATCATCACCCCCATCGACAGGTAAGGCGGGAGGGGACAACCACAGGGACACCCCCTCGGGGACAGACAGGTACTGCCACCCCATCCTGGAGCGCTTCTTCTCCCAGGAGGGGCCTGGGGGAGCATGCGGTGACACGGgacatttgggggggggggggggggtgtgtgtgtgtgtgtccccattCCAAAGGGGTTTTCCAGGGTCTGGCCAGGACACGGCCCTGTGGGGATGGAGATTAACAGGAGCTGGGCGCTGAGCCAAGGATTAGTGAGGGGAGGCTGCACTACGCCTGGTTTTGGTAGGGCTGAGGCATCGGTGACATTAGGGACGGGGTCccagggggaggagggacagttccagccccccccccaccaccacagcCATTTAATTGTACCCCAAGGAACCCCCCGGGACCCCACTGACCCCCTCTCCTGCCACAGGTCTGTGGATTTCCTGATGGACTCCAGCCTCCGCAAGCTCTACAGGGCACCAGGAGAGCCCCCGGCCCCACACTGAGCCCCCCTGgtctggggaaactgaggcaatgCTGCTGATTTTGGGGTGCTGTGACCCATCTACTGTGAACCCTCACTCTGGTGATGGCCCTGGAGTGGCCACCCTGCCCTTTGGCTGGTCCTAATAAACCATTTCAAGTCTGACCCTGTGCTGAGTGATGCTTGGGCACCATGGCTGTGCCAGAGCCAGCGAGGACACATGGTGGGACACATGGGCCTGGCTGTGTCCCAAGCCCTGGAGGGTCTCCCTGCATGCCCAGAAGAGCCCTGATcaccccaccagcacccccaggtcctaaCTGGaacccctccatccctccacaGCCACTACCAGCCTCATGGGACATCCTGGGGACTGTCCCCAAGGAGCTACCACCATGTCCGAGATCTTCAGTGGTGCCTCCAGGGACCCCAATCCCCCTCAGCCAGGAGCCACCAGCTCCAGCACCACGGGGTGGTACCAGGAGATGTGGCTTCCAGGCATGGTGGTATGGTCCCACCCTGTGGGGACATGGTTGCAGCCCTTGGTGACATCCACATAGTGCCACCAGGAGaagctttagagaaaaaaaaccaccatttaTTGGttaggaggggggggggggggtgtcaccagCTCACGCAGAGCCCTGTGCCAGACTGTGGTAGTCAGGACCCACATCACCCCCTTTCTCTGTCTCCCTGGGGACCAGGGCCCCCACCACGCTCTGCAGCTCAGCGTGGAAGGGACAGTGTCgcctcagccgccgccgccgtccctgCCGGCGTTTGCCCAGGTGCCAGGTGGCCAAGgccagccccagcagagcccccACCAGCGCGGCTGCCACCAGGGCGCTGCCCACCAGGgccagcatggccagcaggaacCTCTTCACTGTGCGGCACGGTGCTagaaccaacagaaaaaaaaattcagaggttGCTTCGGCACCTGGGATGGTGTGTTTGGGGCCGTGGGGAGATGGTTGGGGGGCTCCACTCACCTTCATACCACGGTGCCTTCTCCTTCTGCACTAGCAATGGTCCAACCGTCTCCCAGTGGAATGTCCCTTCTCCTGGGAGCCCTGCAGGAGGTCATGGCCAATAAATACAGTCTGCCCCCCAAGACTGCCCCCAAGACCCCAAAAACCACATGGGGCCACCACATCCCAGCCCCAGTACCTGACAGTTCTCCCAGGAGGATGTCACCAGACAAACAACCAGtgtcacagcagcagcacagggcgCTCTGGGAAGGGTCCTCCGCGTTGTGCCAGCTGGGAGGAAAGGACAGAGCTGGGGGTGGTCAAGGGGTCCCCAGGCTCCACCACAAGGCCCACATGGTGCCATGCCAGCAGGTCCCTCCAGGTTTTGGCCTGGACCTTGGCCACCCCAGAGGAGATGGGGAGGTGCATGGTGTCACCTGGGCACAATTCATCTGCACCAGGAGGGAGCCAGGATCTGTGGTGGTGCCACCTGGCTACCACAGCAGAAATGTGGCATCCAGATCACAGGGGGGTGACTTGGTCCCCTACATGGGTCCTGTTGACAAGTGGCTTCTGCTCCCaaagcacccatgggtgctcgtGTCCTGGGGCACTCACTGGCAGGGAGCCTGTGCTGGGGCCGAGCTTACCTGGCTGTGACTTGGCTGTAGAAGCAGGACCTGGCACTGTGACCCCACGCCGTCAACAGGCAGCGCACATAGACCTGCTGAGACACCAGCCCCGGGCAGGACATGCCACCACCATGTCCTTCCTCGGGGGTACTGCTCTCCTCCCACCCAACCCCGTGGGGTTGAGACCACCCCAGCAGGAAGCAGGATGCCCCAGGAGGGATGGTGCTTTGGGAGCCGCAGGTCATCTCCCAGGGGACCTCTGTCCCACCACTAAGGACATCACCCCAAGCTCACCTCTTCCTCCTCGGGCTCATCCTCCAGCGTGGGGGCCAGGATGGTGAGCCAGAGGACAGACACCCCTCTCTGATGCTGGACAGACACACTCCCCAGCTTCTGCCCATGCAGGCACCTGAGGCAGGAGAGCAATACAGGGACATTCCCAGACTGTCTCCAGGCCCTGGACATCCCTCCCCATCAGGGGGTCTTGCAGGACctctgggtgcctggagcagcaatccccacctcctgccccacacGCACTGACCCATGGCTGTTCACCACCATGAAGACCCTCCTGGAGTGTCCCAGCTGCTCCAAGCTGGTCCCATAGCACTGGTCCACGTAGATCTTCAGGGAGATACCAGGACTGAAGTTGACCCTGGCCTCCAGGCGGATGGCAGAGCCGGGGCTGAGCACCAGCGGCTTCTTCATGGCACTGGGGTCCCCTgaagaagaagggagggtgggTTCAGTGCGACATCCCCAAGCCAGTCCCACCACTCTTTGCCTCCACCCCTGTGAGGCAGGTGcctgcccacagctccctaatTTCAGAGCCCACCCCCTGTCCCTGGAAGCCGAGAGCTGCGCTGGCTCTGTCACCTCATCCTGGCTTCCCTGCCTGCTCTCCAGAGCTACAGCACCTTCCCAGTCCCCCCCCGCCTAGAGCTGAGAAGCACATCACCCATCAGAACAGGCAGTTGACCCCCAAAATCCAATCACAGCATCAAGCACAGGATTGGGAACATCTCAAAGCCTTACACCCTCTGCAAGACTGGGAGTGGAGGTCTTGTAGAGGTGGCCACCTTCTCGTGGTGGGCCCTAGGGCTGAGGCCAGCCAGCAGAAAGCACTGGGTGCTGCTGGTCAAGCCCAGGGGTCTTGGCTGGAGCCATCCTGTGGTCTCATTCCCCAGAGTTGGTACCCAACACAGGACACAGAGCACTCACCATCCAGGAGCCTCAAGGTGAAGTTCATGATGGGGTCCTCTGAGCCATGGTGAGAATGAGCCCCATCAGGCATGGTGGCAGCAGCAAACACTGGGGCCACAGCCCTTGTCCCCATGCCTGAGGACACCACTGGAGCCACCACTGTGTGACCTGAGGACTCTAAAGCAGCTGGAGCCCTGGTGGTCCCTGCAGCAAAGGGAGGGTTTAGGCAGCATGGCTGAGAGTGCAGCAGCATGTCCCAGGCACAGTGGGGACATCCAGGTCCTCAGATGGTCCTGGGACTCATGGAGGGCAGGTGGCAGCAACACAAAGGAGGGAAGAGCACCCAGGAGCTCAGCTGGGTTTGGGCACATTGGGAtgctcctccatccccagctcccccagccagAGCCACCCCTGGTCTTGGTGGTCTGGCCTTGGGGTGGGACCACTGTAGTCACTGTGGTGGtgggtgctggaggagggggtGCTCCACAAGGGTCACCGCAACCCTCCCAAAATGCAAGGTTAAGTGTCCCCAGCCACCCCAGCACCAGGCACACCTGGGAGCTGCTCATGGGATGGGAGACCATTGCCAGCAGCCATGTACCCCCCCAATGGCTCTAGTCCCCCTACCCAAACCAGGTCCTTACAGACCTGCTGGGACCAGGGGGCACAAGGAGCTCCTGGCCAGCCCCCTTGCTGCCACCACACATCCCCAGAGTGCGGAGTCATTTTAAGAACTCTCTCCACCAAAGAGACCTGTACCAGCAGATCCAGGAGGGGACCAGCACCCAGACAGGACCACCCAGCTCCCCCAGTACAACCAGTGGGGGGACTgaggggagcagccctgctcaCCTGCCATGCCCAGCACAGCCTCACACATCAGCACCCACCAACACAGCCCCATCCTCAGGGAGCAGCAATTCCACCCCCAGCACCTGGGGGCCTTTAAAGACCAGGGTTGGGTGCCAATGGGCCCCAGCTGGTGCTGCCGGGTTTTGAGGAGTTCCTTGATTTTCTCTGCAGTCAATCAGCAGTCCCACGTGGGGGACTGGTCCTACACACCATCCCAGTTCCATCTCAAGGATCTGCACCCACCGCTCAGTCCCCATTCCATCACACAGTCTCAGTCCCTCTACTCAGCCTGGTTCTGTGTGTGGTCCTGGTCCTGAGCAAAGTCCAGGTCCCACTGCATGGCCCCATGTCCACCAGTTGGTGCTGGTCCCACCATGCAGTTTTGGTCCTGCATGTGGTC containing:
- the SEC14L2 gene encoding SEC14-like protein 2 isoform X1; this encodes MSGRVGDLSPRQAEALAQFRENLQDVLPSLPSQDDYFLLKWLRARSFDLPKSEAMLRKHVEVRKRMDADNIIAWEAPEVIKKYMSGGMCGYDREGSPIWYEIIGPLDAKGLLFSASKQDLLKNKFRDCEVLRHQCEQQSQKLGKKIEMVLMVYDCEGLGLKHLWKPAVETYGELLSMFEENYPESLKRLFIVKAPKIFPVAYNLVKHFLSEDTRKKVVVLGSNWKEVLQRYIDPEQIPVEYGGTLTDPDGDPKCSSKINYGGDVPQHYYVRDQLAQQYEHTVVVNRGSSHQVEYEILFPGCVLRWQFRSEGADVGFGVYLKTKIGERQRAGEMTEVYPNQRYNSHMVPEDGSLTCSTPGIYVLRFDNTYSYLHAKKVSYSVEVLLPDTASAQQIQQLGDRLSEVALNHSP
- the SEC14L2 gene encoding SEC14-like protein 2 isoform X2; its protein translation is MSGRVGDLSPRQAEALAQFRENLQDVLPSLPSQDDYFLLKWLRARSFDLPKSEAMLRKHVEVRKRMDADNIIAWEAPEVIKKYMSGGMCGYDREGSPIWYEIIGPLDAKGLLFSASKQDLLKNKFRDCEVLRHQCEQQSQKLLSMFEENYPESLKRLFIVKAPKIFPVAYNLVKHFLSEDTRKKVVVLGSNWKEVLQRYIDPEQIPVEYGGTLTDPDGDPKCSSKINYGGDVPQHYYVRDQLAQQYEHTVVVNRGSSHQVEYEILFPGCVLRWQFRSEGADVGFGVYLKTKIGERQRAGEMTEVYPNQRYNSHMVPEDGSLTCSTPGIYVLRFDNTYSYLHAKKVSYSVEVLLPDTASAQQIQQLGDRLSEVALNHSP
- the MTFP1 gene encoding mitochondrial fission process protein 1 codes for the protein MGAAEPDLYRDTWVRYLGYANEVGESFRPLVPVPVVWASYGVATAYVTADAFDKGRRAATAHAQDPAQATRVGVAVVDTFIWQSLASVAIPGITINRLCAASLALLGALTRWPLPLRRWATTALGLAAIPLIITPIDRSVDFLMDSSLRKLYRAPGEPPAPH